The following DNA comes from Methanoculleus sp. SDB.
AAGGTCCGCCTTCCACCGGCGGGGCAGGATGAGGGTGCGGCGCCATACCGCGTACACGAGGTATGAGCCGAATGTCGCGATAACAATAGGCATGTTTTCCTTTGCACACATTCCGAGCCCTGCAGCAGCGGCACCGATTATAAGGTACTTCCTCTCCCCCCGTTCAAAATAGTACAGGGCGGCGACAAGCAGTACGAGTGAAAAGAACACGATAAATATGTCATTTCTGAGAAAACGCGAGAAATAGACCATATCTGGTGAAACAGCAAGAAAGAGTGCCGCACCGACTGCCTGCCGCCCGCCGATATACCCGAGCCTGTAGATCGGGTAGACGAGCGGAATGAGCAGTGCGCCCGCGAGGGCGGGAATGATCCGACCGACGAGATCCGATGTTCCGAAGAGGGAAAACATCCCGGCGGTCACATAGTAGAGAAACGGCCCGTGATAGACGGGATCATAGCTGTAGGTGCCCAGCGTCTGGAGGCGCCACGAGAACCATGCATGCACCGCCTCGTCGTGATGAAACAGCTTGAGATCGAGGAGCGTAAACCGTGCAATCAGGGCAATCAGGAAGAGAAGAAGAAAAATCCTCTCATATGAGAGGTGTGAACGTAGTATTCGGGTAAATACCGCGGCTGTCACGCCGCGCCTCAACTCTCGAGTACGATCTCGATGCCTATGTCTTTGGGCACCTGGATTCGCATCAGCTGCCGGAGGGCACGCTCGTCTGCGTCCATGTCAATCAACCGCTTGTGCACGCGCATCTGCCAGCGATCCCATGTGGCGGTTCCCTCCCCATCCGGGCTTTTGCGGATAGGAATGACCATGCGCTTGGTGGGAAGCGGAATCGGGCCTGCCAGATTCACGCCTGTACGCTCTGCAATCTCTCGTATGCGGTCACAGACCATTTCTACTTTCTGAAAATCGGTGCCGGTGAGGCGTATTCTGGCTTTTTGCATTGGTGGTCACCTAAAAAGTATCGGGAGGGGATTATCTCATCTGCTTGGCGTCGATGTCAATGCACATGCCGGCAGCGATAGTGGATCCCATATCACGGATGGCGAACCGTCCGAGCTGCGGGATTTCCTTCACTTTCTCGATGACCATCGGGCGCGTGGGCCGGAGCTTGACGATCGCGGCATCGCCGGTTTTCAGGAACGTGGGGTTCTCTTCCTTGACCTGGCCGGTGCGGGGGTCGAGCTTCTTCTGGAGCTCGACGAACGTGCATGCGATCTGTGCGGTGTGGCAGTGGAAGACCGGGGTGTACCCGACGGTCAGGGCGCTCGGGTGGTGGAGAACGACGATCTGCGCGGTGAACTCCTCGGCCACCGTGGGGGGAACGTCGGCGGGACCGCAGACGTCGCCGCGGCGGATGTCGCCCTTGCCGATACCCCGCACGTTGAAACCGACGTTGTCGCCGGGCAGTGCTTCGGGCTGCTCTTCGTGGTGCATCTCGATGGACTTAATCTCTCCTTCCTTGTTGGCGGGCATAAAGGAGACCTTCATCCCCTTCTTCATGATGCCCGTCTCGACACGGCCGACGGGGACCGTTCCGATACCGGAGATGGAGTACACGTCCTGGATGGGGAGACGGAACGGCAGGCTTGTGGGCTTCTCGGGTGCTTCGAGCGTGTCGAGCGCCTCAAGCAGGGTCGGACCCTTGTACCAGGGAGTATTGTCGCTCTTCTTGGAGATGTTGTCGCCGGCGAATGCGCTCATTGCGATGAAATGGATGTTTGCGGGGTTGTATCCGACCATCTTGATGAGCTGTGAAAGCTGCTCCTTCACCTCGTTGTAGCGCTTCTCTTCGTACTTGGAGGCATCCATCTTGTTGATGCCGATGATGAGCTGGTTGATGCCGAGCGTCCGGGCAAGGAACACGTGCTCCTTGGTCTGCTCCATGACACCGTCGGGTGCGGCGACAACGAGCAGTGCTGCATCGGCCTGGGATGCGCCGGTGATCATGTTCTTGACGAAGTCGCGGTGACCGGGACAGTCCACAATGGTGAAATAGAACTTCGGCGTGTCGAACCGCTTGTGGGCGATGTCGATCGTGATACCGCGCTCGCGCTCCTCTTTGAGGTTGTCCATGACCCATGCGAACTCAAAGGAACCCTTTCCTTTTGATTCCGCTTCTTTTCGATAGTTTTCGATGATGTGCGGCGGTACGGCGCCGGTTTCAAAAAGCAGACGGCCGACTGTTGTTGACTTTCCGTGGTCAATATGTCCGATGACGGCCAGATTCATGTGAGGCTTATCTGATGCCATAATCCTGTCCTCCTGTTACTAATTACCTTCGGGACGGTCGCAGACGTCCCGATCGTATTGATACGAGTATCATATATTGGAAAGCATGCTATATAAAGCATTTCTCTTGGGAAAAAACTCTGCATTATCGGGCGTTTGCCGGTAATCGGCATGCTCTTATTTGTTCCCGGTACCTATAGTTGTACCATGAAAACATTGCCATTTACGCGTCCGGAGGGGAAGGATGATGTCCTTGTCGAATGTGCCGACGGCTGGGTGTCGGTGTACCGCAAGTGCAATGCCTGCATCCACTGTGCCGGAGTCAGAGTCGGAAAACGGGCCATGCCGTCCCCTCTCCGGAAAAGGATGGAGGAAGTAAAACGGGGGCGCGCCCCGGACGAAGCACTGCAGGAAGCACTTATCATGTACAATACGCTTATCCGTGACGGCAGCGCGATTGAGTGCGACGATGACGGCAATGAAGGATTCAGGACGATGTACGAGTACTGAAAAACCGGCTATTTTTCTGGTTTCGTTTTCACATCCTCCAGTATCTCCTTTTTGAATGCGTCGAAGTTGATGTCGTCGAGCTGGTCGGAGAGCAGCCGTCCGCTCCAGGCACGGCGGTATATCCAGTAGACGATACGCTCGATGATGGCGACCGTTTCTTCCGCCGTCGCCACTTCCACGAGCTCACGCCCGAGTTTCGGGTGGCGTCCCCGGCGCCCCCCCACCGTAATGAGATAATGTGCGTCCTCGGTTGTGAGAAGGTCGAAAGGACATGACTGGACACAGACCCCGCAAAGGATGCATTTACTCTCGTCAACGTAGCTGATGCCGTTTCTGATGCTGATGGCGCATTCCTTGCAGTATTCGACGCAGGTTCCGCATCCCGTGCAGAGGCCCGGGGTGCGGACTGGCTTGATCCGCCCGGTCACTCCTATTTCGTTGAGTATGGGGCTCGTGCATGCATAGGGGCATGCCGAGAGGGCAATCCGTACCTTGACGGGCATTTCTTTCCCGAAAAGCCGGGAGTCGAGGGTACGGGCGAGCCCGATGGTATCGATATTGGCGTACTTGCACCGATCGGTGCCGGGACATGCCGTGATATTGACGATCTCGTCCCGCTCCGATCCGATTGGTGTGCCGTTTTTACTGAGATCCCGGGCAATTTTTGCGAGAAGACGGTGATCGACATGGGGAATCTCGATAGTCTGCCGTGTCGTGAGGTGCACCTCCCCTGCCTGGTATTTCTTGGCGATACGTGCAATCCCGCGCATCTGGTCAATCGAGAGAATCCCGGCGGGCAGCCGGACCCGTATGGTGCAATAGTCGGCGTCCCGTTCGGTGATGACGCCCCCTTTCATGTGGATGCCGTAATCCCGTATCATTGCTGGTACATGGGACTTGAGAATGATAAAACCGTAGTTGCATCACGCGAAGGCGAACACGAGGATGACCGCGGCGCGGACAATGTCGTGGGTTGCACCCACCACATCACCATTGACTCCCCCGAAAAGCCGTCTGGCAAGAATCTGCATGCCGCCGGTAACGAACGCAGCGGCTGCGAATCCTGATGCAAGCCGCACTAACGGGATGCCTGTTGCCAGAAGAGGGAGGCAGAGGAGGACGGCGAGAGGCAGAAAATACACCCGGGCCCTAACGTGAAGGAAGTGGTGGATCCCCTCCTTCCTGAACGGAGTGCCTGTTACCGTCAGTACCGCCATCGCCCCTTTGGACAACACTTCCCCTGCAAGAATGGCATACGGCACCGAGGGGCCCGCTGAGAGGCCTGCGTAGGCTACCAGGTACAGGAGAATGCCGGCAGCCACGCCGCCCGTGCCGATCTGCCGATCGGTAAGCGCCCTGATACGCACGTCCCTGCCCCCATGCGCCATCATTCCGTCACCGAAATCAAGGAGGCCGTCGAGGTGGTTTCCCCCCGAGAGGAGGACGACGGCGGCGAGCGCGAGAGCAGCAGCTATCCCTGTGTCGGGGACGGCCATGGCGATCAATGCGGCGATCCCCCCCGTCACGTACCCGGCGGCCGGATAGAGCCATGATCTCCGGGCGAATGCCTCGAAGTCTGCCGGAGCCCCGAGCGGGAGCACGGTTGTCCACTGCAAAAGAGCGCGGAGCGATGTCATACGCATTCCGAAAGAAGGGAGGTGCAGCCGGCGATCAGGCCTGTCACCGCATTGTCGAGAACCGGCCCGAGTGCCGAGAGGATGCCCGGTTTCGCCGTTTCATACCGGTTGAATTCAAACCGGGCGCGGTCTCCGCCGATCATCTCGGCGATTGCAATCCCGATTGGCCCGTCGCCATCCCCCGGGATATCCGAATAATGCCTGATGCAGTTTTCGTCTTCGAGGAGGATCGCTCCGAGCAGGAGGGATGCGATGTCCGGATCGCGCAGCGCCGCACTGATCGTCCCTGCAAGGGCGCCTGCCGTCCCGCGTGGGCCGTATCCCCCGGGGATACGGAGCGCCATCGCCGTTTCAACGATATCCGGCACGGTGATGCCCTTTGCAAGAAGCCGCTCCTCGATTTCCAACATAGAGTATTATCTGTAAAAATTTCAGATAATGATATCTAACGAACGCCGCATCGGTGCACGGCGTACGGGTGCGATGGAGTTCTCCCGGAATTGCTGTGCCCGCGGGGAGAAACCGTGAATAATAAGGATGAATCACAACCATACTGACACAATCCGGCTGTATAGAAGGAGATCGACCATGCAATTCATATCGGAAAAACCGCGTTTCACTTTCGAGCACCCCCTGTTCGCCGTTGTCCTAGCGAACACCATGCTCTCCACCGTTCCCGGGATATCGGGCGCCGGCCCGACGCCCGAAAAGACGCTTTTAACACCGAATCTTGATTCCGAACTGGTAGCGAAAGGCGCGATTACGAGCCTGCCGGTGAAGCCCGACACCCCGACGGGATGCCCGACCCCCTCCACGATTACCCGGTCGATGACCGCACTGACGGGCCTTGTCCCCGCATTTGTGAATGCCGGGCTCGTGCACCCGCCCGCGGTCCCGTGCATCGATGTCTACGGGGAACCGGGCGCAGATCCGCGTTTTACGGATGCAGTGCCGCGTGCACGGGAGCTGTACTCCCGTGGCAGGCTCGTCGGTGAGTTTTTTTCCGGATACAGTGATCTGCTGGTGCTCGGGGAATGCGTGCCCGGCGGCACGACCACCGCCCTCTGCGTGCTGCGGGCCCTCGGGATCCCCGCACGTGTCTCGAGCAGTTTCGTTGACAACCCGCATTCCCGGAAAGACGAGGTCTGCACGGCGGTCCTCGAACGGATCGGAAACAGCGTTCCCGCGGATCCGCTCGATGTGGTGCGTGCTGCGGGCGATCCGATGATTGCCGTCGCTGCGGGAATCTGTGCATCGTACCGTGGCACGGTGGTTCTCGCGGGCGGCACCCAGATGCTCGCTGTCGCTGCGGTGCTGAAGGGGCTGGGCATGCCCATGCCCGATCTTGCCACGACTGCCTATGTCCGTGATGACGCGAGTGCGAGTTTCACGGCGACGTGCGCGGACGTGGGGGCCCATGCCTACTATGTGGACCCCGATTTCGGTGACCTCGGGCATGCGGGCCTTGCCCGGTACTGCATCGGTGAAGTCAAGGAAGGAATGGGCGCGGGGGGGGCGATGCTCCTTGCGTCCCTGATGGGGCATTCGCCCATCGCCATCACGGGAGCGATACTTGACTTCATCCGGGGGTACGGATGACAAAGTGCTTTACCATCATACGTTCAAGAATTACCAAATGCGTCCGCTCTATGTCGTAAACAATTTCGGGCAGACAAATCACCTCATCCTGAGAATGCTTCGGGATCTTGATATCGATGCACGGATGATCCCGAATGAAACACCGCCGGACGAGGTGAGGGAAGGATGCCGGGGAATCATCCTCGGGGGTGGCCCTGCACTTGAACGCGCCGGGAAGGCGGCGCAGTACCTCGATCTCGGCCTTCCTGTCCTCGGCATCTGCCTCGGCCTGCATATCATTACCACCGCCCGCGGCGGCACCGTTACGCATAGCCAGAGCGGCGGGTACGGGTCGGTGACGGTGGAGATTCTTGAGCCCGATACCATTCTCGCAGGGTATCCTTCCACAATATCGGTCTGGGCATCCCATGCCGACGAGGTAACGGCGATGCCGGACGGGTTTACCCTGCTGGCACGCTCCGCGATCTGCGGTGTCGAGGCGATGGCCTCCCCCGATGACCATCTCTACGGGATACAGTGGCACCCCGAGGTGAGCCATTCAGTTGACGGGCGGCTTGTATACGAGAATTTTGACCGGCTCTGCTCTGAGCTTGCGGACTGATGCCGGATGCCTGTTCCCTCTGCTGCCGATCTTGCCGATGACATTGTCCGCATCGGTTTCCGCTGCATCGGATGCGGGACCTGCTGCCGGAGAGAAGAACCGGATTCCAATCTTGTGATGGCCGGAGCGCCGGAGATCCGGCGTATCCTGCAGGCGACCGGAAGCAGCTGGGACGACGTCGCTCTCCCCTATCCCGAGTATATCGACGGACCGGAACGGTCCCGGATCACCTTCGGGTGGTGCCTCCGGCAGACCGGCGATACGTGCGCATTTCTCCGGAACGGGCGGTGCCGGATCTACGGAGTCCGCCCGTGGATCTGCAGGACCTTCCCCTTCATGCTCGGAGACGACGGACTCCTTGTCTCCGAATGTCCCGGAATCGGGGGCGTGATCGGGGCGGAGGCGGCCTTTGCCCTTGCCTGTGATCTCATTGCCCGGAAACATGCCGAGGATGAAGAGCACCAGCAGGTGGCTCTCCGGTACGGCAGGGCGGAAGTGCCCCCCGGTATGTCCGTGGTCATCGATTCCGAGGGAGTGAAACCAATCCATGGGTAATATTCACATTGTCGGGACCGCCCATGTCTCGAAGAAGAGCATTGAGGAGGTGAAGGCCGCCATGGCGGAGTTCTCTCCCGATGTCGTGGCAATCGAGCTTGATCCCGGCCGCTTTGCAGCCCTGAAGCACCAGGGCCCCGAACCCTCGGTTTCAGATGTGCTGAAGGGAGGAAATTTCTCCCAGCTGCTGGTCCAGTGGCTCCTCGCGTACCTGCAGCGGCGGATTGGAATGGATGTGGGAGTGGAGCCCGGAGCGGAGATGCTCGTCGCAATCGAGGAGGCGGAGGGCCGCGAAATTCCCGTTGCACTTGTCGATCGCGACATACGCATTACTCTCATGCGGTTCTGGAGGACGATGTCCCTCTGGGAGAAGGTGAAGATGGGGGCTGCCCTCGCCGCATCGATAGCGGGCTTCGGCCAGGAGGAGATCAACGTGGACACCCTCACGGAGCAGGACGTCATTACGGCGGCTCTCGAAGAGTTCAGGAAATACTCCCCGCACGGCGCCCGTGCCCTTATCGACGAGCGTGACGCATATCTCGCCCACCAGCTCCGGCAGCTCTCGCACCGGTACGACCGCGTGCTCGGGATCGTCGGGGCGGGGCATGTGCGGGGCATCGTGCGCTACCTCGAGAATCCTGCATCCATTCCGCCGATCACGAAACTCACGGAGGAGCCTGCAGTCCTCCCGTGGGCGAAGATTATCGGAATCGGAGTGGTGCTGCTTTTTGCCTCTCTGCTGGTCACGATTGCGTTTTCCGGTGTCGGGATTGAGGTTCTCCTGCTTGCGCTCCTCTACTGGGTGCTTGTCAACGGCACCCTCTCTGCCGCCTTCACCCTCGCGGCGGGCGGCCATCCACTCTCGGCGCTTACGGCATTTGCCGTCTCGTGGCTCACGTCCCTCAACCCCCTGATTGCCGCAGGGTGGTTTGCAGCAATAACCGAGGCGAAGATACGGAAACCGTCGACAGCAGATTTTCAGGCGATAATGGATGCCGATTCATTTGAAACGCTCAGAAAAGTGCCGCTCTTCCGGGTGGTGCTTGTTGCGGCGCTTGCCAACGTCGGGAGCACGCTCGGTACGTTTGCATATTTTATCTTTCTCTTCCCGATTCTGGGAATTGATCCGCAGGCGGTCATTCTGGCGGGCGCACAGAACCTCTGGGAATTTATCAGGGTCATAACTCCCTTCTGAAAAGTACAGCATATATGTTGTACATTCGCAGAATTTTTTCATAATGATTTTAACCTATCGCGCGAGACTCTCTCCCGGGACAGGCGGATTCACACGCACTGCCGGCCTCTGTCCGGACGCAGTGGCATAATCCGCACGAATCCCGCAGATGCGATGGCAGCGGATTCCCTTCCTGTGCCAATCCTCAAGTGAGGGAGGGTGTCCTCTGATGGCACCATCTCATTTTTCCGCAAGGCTTTTTGCATTTGCCTCCCTCATAGCGCATCATGAATCTCGGTGTTACTATCATCAAAGGGCGCAGAAGTGTGCGCAATTATAAGGATACGCCCATCCCGGCGAATGTTATCCGTGATGCGATCGATTGTGCCCGGCAGGCCCCTACCGCAATGAATGTGCAGCCATGGCTGTTCGGAATCGTCACGGACAGGGAGACCCTCGGAAAACTCGCCGAACTTGCCGATCACGGCAAATTTATCGCTCAAGCACCGCCCTGTTTTGCTGTTTTTTCCGACACCTCCCATACCTATTACCTCGAAGACGGCTGCGCCGCGACCGACCAGCTGATCCTCGGCCTCTGGGCGCATGGGGTTGCCTCGTGCTGGGTGGCGGGAGAGAAGAAGGCTTACGCGGAACCGGTCCGCACCCTCCTCAATGTTCCCGAAGGATATTCGCTCATTTCCCTCATCCCTGCCGGCTATCCTGCGGAAATTAAAATCGTCGAGAAGAAGGATGTCGCCGATATAACGTTTAACGAGCGCTGGGAGTCGAAATAAACCGGATATCTCCCCTTTTTTTCCGGCATATTTGGTAACGTTTTTCGTGCGTCGCCGCAAACACCGTCGACATATGACGGGACCTTATCTCCAGGTGGCCCTTGATCTGCTCGAGCTTCCCCGGGCACTGCAGATTGCATACGAAGCGGTTCTGGGGGGCGCCGTGTGGATTGAGGCGGGGACACCGCCCATCAAGAGTGCCGGAATGGACGCGGTGCGTGCACTGCGGGCGGCGTTTCCGGGGCACGAGATCATTGCCGACATGAAGGTGGCGGACACCGGTGCCCTTGAAGTGGAGATGGCGGCAAAAGCCGGAGCGAGCATTGTCTGTGTCCTTGCCGAGTCCGATGACGCCGTCATTCATGAGGCGGTCAGGGCGGCCCGCCACTACGGCGTGCGTATCATGGCAGATCTCATTAACGTGGCGGATCCCGTCACCCGTTCGCAGCAACTCGAAGAGATGGGTGTGGATATCATCAACGCACACGTGGGTATCGACCAGCAGATGATCGGAAAGAGTTCCATCGATCTCATTGCCCGCATTGCAGGGCGCATATCCGTCCCTGTCGCGGTAGCCGGAGGGCTTGATGCCGATACGGCGGCGCAGGCGGTGCGGCACGGCGCATCGGTAGTGATTGTCGGGAGCACCATCACGAAGTCAGGGGATGTGACCGCATCGGCTCGTGCTGTCCGCGAAGCGATCGACAATCCCGCCCTTGTTTCACGAACCGCGGAGACGGTGGAGGAAGCGATACGCCGCCTGCTCACCGGCATTGCGACGCCGCGCGTATCGGATGCGATGCACCGCAAGGGGGCGATGCGCGGTATCATCTCGATCTGCGGGGATGTGCACATGGCGGGCCGTGCGGTCACCGTGCAGACGTTTGCCGGCGACTGGGCAAAACCGGTGGAGGCGATCGACCGTGCGGGCGACGGTGATGTGATTGTCGTCAATAATGATGCGGCGACGCACATCGCTCCCTGGGGAGAGCTTGCCACCCTCAGCTGCATGAACCGGGGAATCGCGGGCGTTGTCATCGACGGTGCGGTACGGGACGTGGACGACATCAGGCGCCTCGGGTTTCCGGTCTTTGCTACGGCGACGGTGCCCAACGCGGGTGAGCCGAAAGGGCTCGGTGAGATCAACTGCGAGATTACCTGCTGCGGACAGGAGGTGAAGCCCGGCGACTGGATTGTCGGTGACGAAAACGGCGTGGTCGTCATCCCCCGGGAACGGGCCTACGAGGTGGCCCGGCGGGCCGTGGAAGTCCAGAAGGCGGAAGACCGGATTCGCGAGGAGATTCGCCGTGGCTCGACACTCTCGTCGGTGATGGAACTCCTGAAATGGGAAAAGAAGTGAGGGGTTCCCGCCACCGCGGTCCCCTCATGCGTTTTTTTCAGGTAAAGAGCGACGATTCCAGGAGTTCGCCGCCCGCCTCGCGGACTCTCCTGATCGCATCGTCCACATGGTCGACCCGGAGAATCAGCACTGCCGCTTCCTTCCCGCTGTAGGCATAGGCGTATTCTATATTGACCTCCGCCTCGCCGAGAATCCTGGCAATCTCAAAGAGTCCGCCGGGTTCATCACGCATTTTTACCGCGATGACATCCGTAAACGAGACCATGAA
Coding sequences within:
- a CDS encoding conjugal transfer protein TraB, which gives rise to MGNIHIVGTAHVSKKSIEEVKAAMAEFSPDVVAIELDPGRFAALKHQGPEPSVSDVLKGGNFSQLLVQWLLAYLQRRIGMDVGVEPGAEMLVAIEEAEGREIPVALVDRDIRITLMRFWRTMSLWEKVKMGAALAASIAGFGQEEINVDTLTEQDVITAALEEFRKYSPHGARALIDERDAYLAHQLRQLSHRYDRVLGIVGAGHVRGIVRYLENPASIPPITKLTEEPAVLPWAKIIGIGVVLLFASLLVTIAFSGVGIEVLLLALLYWVLVNGTLSAAFTLAAGGHPLSALTAFAVSWLTSLNPLIAAGWFAAITEAKIRKPSTADFQAIMDADSFETLRKVPLFRVVLVAALANVGSTLGTFAYFIFLFPILGIDPQAVILAGAQNLWEFIRVITPF
- the tuf gene encoding elongation factor 1-alpha (EF-1-alpha; EF-Tu; promotes GTP-dependent binding of aminoacyl-tRNA to the A-site of ribosomes during protein biosynthesis; when the tRNA anticodon matches the mRNA codon, GTP hydrolysis results; the inactive EF-1-alpha-GDP leaves the ribosome and GDP/GTP exchange is promoted by EF-1-beta), which gives rise to MASDKPHMNLAVIGHIDHGKSTTVGRLLFETGAVPPHIIENYRKEAESKGKGSFEFAWVMDNLKEERERGITIDIAHKRFDTPKFYFTIVDCPGHRDFVKNMITGASQADAALLVVAAPDGVMEQTKEHVFLARTLGINQLIIGINKMDASKYEEKRYNEVKEQLSQLIKMVGYNPANIHFIAMSAFAGDNISKKSDNTPWYKGPTLLEALDTLEAPEKPTSLPFRLPIQDVYSISGIGTVPVGRVETGIMKKGMKVSFMPANKEGEIKSIEMHHEEQPEALPGDNVGFNVRGIGKGDIRRGDVCGPADVPPTVAEEFTAQIVVLHHPSALTVGYTPVFHCHTAQIACTFVELQKKLDPRTGQVKEENPTFLKTGDAAIVKLRPTRPMVIEKVKEIPQLGRFAIRDMGSTIAAGMCIDIDAKQMR
- the rps10p gene encoding 30S ribosomal protein S10 (involved in binding tRNA to the ribosome) encodes the protein MQKARIRLTGTDFQKVEMVCDRIREIAERTGVNLAGPIPLPTKRMVIPIRKSPDGEGTATWDRWQMRVHKRLIDMDADERALRQLMRIQVPKDIGIEIVLES
- a CDS encoding GMP synthase (type-1 glutamine amidotransferase domain; functions to produce GMP from XMP in the IMP pathway) is translated as MRPLYVVNNFGQTNHLILRMLRDLDIDARMIPNETPPDEVREGCRGIILGGGPALERAGKAAQYLDLGLPVLGICLGLHIITTARGGTVTHSQSGGYGSVTVEILEPDTILAGYPSTISVWASHADEVTAMPDGFTLLARSAICGVEAMASPDDHLYGIQWHPEVSHSVDGRLVYENFDRLCSELAD
- a CDS encoding cobalamin biosynthesis protein CobS, producing the protein MTSLRALLQWTTVLPLGAPADFEAFARRSWLYPAAGYVTGGIAALIAMAVPDTGIAAALALAAVVLLSGGNHLDGLLDFGDGMMAHGGRDVRIRALTDRQIGTGGVAAGILLYLVAYAGLSAGPSVPYAILAGEVLSKGAMAVLTVTGTPFRKEGIHHFLHVRARVYFLPLAVLLCLPLLATGIPLVRLASGFAAAAFVTGGMQILARRLFGGVNGDVVGATHDIVRAAVILVFAFA
- a CDS encoding bifunctional hexulose-6-phosphate synthase/ribonuclease regulator, translated to MTGPYLQVALDLLELPRALQIAYEAVLGGAVWIEAGTPPIKSAGMDAVRALRAAFPGHEIIADMKVADTGALEVEMAAKAGASIVCVLAESDDAVIHEAVRAARHYGVRIMADLINVADPVTRSQQLEEMGVDIINAHVGIDQQMIGKSSIDLIARIAGRISVPVAVAGGLDADTAAQAVRHGASVVIVGSTITKSGDVTASARAVREAIDNPALVSRTAETVEEAIRRLLTGIATPRVSDAMHRKGAMRGIISICGDVHMAGRAVTVQTFAGDWAKPVEAIDRAGDGDVIVVNNDAATHIAPWGELATLSCMNRGIAGVVIDGAVRDVDDIRRLGFPVFATATVPNAGEPKGLGEINCEITCCGQEVKPGDWIVGDENGVVVIPRERAYEVARRAVEVQKAEDRIREEIRRGSTLSSVMELLKWEKK
- a CDS encoding nitrite reductase; translated protein: MIRDYGIHMKGGVITERDADYCTIRVRLPAGILSIDQMRGIARIAKKYQAGEVHLTTRQTIEIPHVDHRLLAKIARDLSKNGTPIGSERDEIVNITACPGTDRCKYANIDTIGLARTLDSRLFGKEMPVKVRIALSACPYACTSPILNEIGVTGRIKPVRTPGLCTGCGTCVEYCKECAISIRNGISYVDESKCILCGVCVQSCPFDLLTTEDAHYLITVGGRRGRHPKLGRELVEVATAEETVAIIERIVYWIYRRAWSGRLLSDQLDDINFDAFKKEILEDVKTKPEK
- a CDS encoding acetolactate synthase; this translates as MDTEHFTIKQISVFSENRPGRLAAIARALQEEKINIFAFSIAEAKGFGVVRALVDKPEVAYKKLTELGFMVSFTDVIAVKMRDEPGGLFEIARILGEAEVNIEYAYAYSGKEAAVLILRVDHVDDAIRRVREAGGELLESSLFT
- a CDS encoding nitroreductase, producing MNLGVTIIKGRRSVRNYKDTPIPANVIRDAIDCARQAPTAMNVQPWLFGIVTDRETLGKLAELADHGKFIAQAPPCFAVFSDTSHTYYLEDGCAATDQLILGLWAHGVASCWVAGEKKAYAEPVRTLLNVPEGYSLISLIPAGYPAEIKIVEKKDVADITFNERWESK